The following is a genomic window from Amycolatopsis sp. BJA-103.
CGTCGGGTCGACCGAATCGGAAGGTCGCGGCCGCCCGGCGCAGCACTGCCGGGTCGATAGCGCCAGGACGGTTCGTGCAGAGGACCACGATGATCGGCAGTCCGATTCCGGCGATGCCGTCCACGCCCGCGAGGAAGGCGTCGACCCCGGCGCGGTCTTCGTGGTGCATCTGCTGCGCTTCCCGTGACTGCACCAGCGCGTCGGCCTCGTCGACGATGAAGACCGACACGGCGGTGACGCCGGCTGAGCTGATCGAAGCCTCCGCCTGTCGGCGCACGTGGGTAAACGCTTCCCCTATCAGCGTCGTCATCTCGCCGACCAATCCGCGGCCCCGTGCCGTGAGCTTCAGGCGGTATAGGAAGACCGGAAGGTCGAGGTGCTCGGCCAAGTCGCAGCCGAAGGACTCGGCCAAAGCCGACTTGCCCGAACCGACGTCGCCGGCGAAGACGAATAGAGGCGCACGGTCGGCGAGCAGGCGAAGGGCCGCTGCAGCGGCCCCGGCGTGGTGTTCGTCGGCCCACTTCCGCAGCTGATCGGGCTGGGCGAGGAGCGTGGCTTCCTTGCGCAACCTGATCTTGGTCTCGTCCAGGCCGACGAGGCGCTCGTACCGGGCCAGTTGCTGTGGATCGGGGAGTTCGATCACCGGCAGGAAGAGGTCATCTTGCGTGCTCAATGTGGTTCTCCGAGAGGTCAGGTCGCGAGCGCGACGAAGATGCCGCGGGTCACGCCAATGCCGTTACTGCTGTAGCCGTGGCCAGGCGTGGAGTTGCCGAGTCCGACGCTGGGTTCGGTACCCGCGGTCCGCCGGACCGGCAGGCCTGCCTTGAAGGCTGTTTGGTCGGCGACGGACAGGGCGTTGAAGGTGTCGCTGTACGACATGTATGAGTGGAACGGCAGCTTCGCGACATCCGCGGATCGCGGAAGTCGGCCAGGCGGATCATCGAGCCGCTGTCGACCAGCCGTCGCCCGGTAGCGGAGACGTAGCTTCCAGCTGTTGCTGGCATGGTCCCGGAATCCGTAGTCCGCGGTGCCGAGGTAGTCGGCTTTCAGGAGCAAGGCGGCTTCCTCGGCGAACTTGTCGATCTCGTCGACGTCGGCTGGCCTGCCGTACATCGAGCGCAGCTGCCGCAGGTCGGCACCAATCTTGGCGCCGACGTACCGGGCGTTGGTGATCGTGAACGAGGAGGTGAAGGTCAAGGAAGCGCTCATGGTCAAGCTCCGAGGAACGAAGGGCCGAAGAGGGTGCGCCAGGCGTCGTTGGCCGCGCCGCAGGTGGGGGAGGTAGCGGCCCAGGAGACCGCGTCGAGCGCCTCAGCCGCGAGGTCGACGAGGTGGCGTCGGTTGGTGTCGGTGTAGCTCGACGCGACGTTGTTGCCCGGATTGACCGGATCCCAGACCTGGATGGGCTCGGACGAGGATGAGACCGCGTTCGCGGCGTAGTGGTCGGTGAACACGACCGGCGCCTGTAGACCGGTGGTTACGATGTAGGCGAGCACCTGCTCGAACGCCGCCGGGTAGTCGTCGACCTGCAGAGGCGCGCCGTGCCAGCCGTTGTCCCACAGGTGCGCGACGATGAGTTCGAGAAGGAAGCTCTTGCAGCGGAGGTTCGGGTCCAGGCGCTTCGCTTCCTGGATCCACGCTTTGAGCAGCCGGATCAGCTCGGCGTAGCCGCGCCCGGCTTCCTGCTTGCGGGACCGGATGAACTCCAGGTGCTGCGTCACCGAGGTCAGCACCCGCTCGCCCTGACGGGTGATCAGGTGGCCCCTGTCCTGCTCGTCGCCCTGGAACAGCACCGGCGCGACGTCGATCTTGAGCTTGGAACCGTGCAGCGTGATGCCGACGGCGTGCTGCGAGATCACGAAGTCGTCGGCCACCTTCGTCTTGCCGTAGACCTCGATGCACCGCGCGAGGAGCCAGTCCAGGACCTTGGACTCGTCGATGTCGGGGTCGGTCGTCCGCAGGTAGGCGGCAACATCGGCGTCGGATCCCTCGCCGCGCCGACGTCTGATGGCGGTGCCCTTGGCGGTGCTACCCGACGCGCGCAGCTTGACCAGGTCGTAGTCCGGGGCTGCCGCGATGTGCGTCTCGAGCCGGGACCGCAGGTGATTCACCTGTGCTCGGCGCTGCGCGGCGTCGGCGCTCGAGATGTTGACCCGTGTGACGGCGAATGTCGCCAGGATCTGGTGGTTGACGTTCCTCTCCCCGGCCATGCCCGAGTACCTCCTTCGTGGGGCACGAGGCCCGCCGATCTTGTGCACCGGTTTCATTGAAACAGATGAACACGGCGGTTTGCTCGGCACCCCCTCACTCGGCGTGTTGGATCTGGAAGACTCGGCGACGTGCGCATCGAGCTCGTCGGCCGGCGGCCGCTACTGCGCCGGCTCTGTCCGGTCGAGCCGGAGGCCGGCCCACTGATCTTGGACGGCCAGCGGCTCACGTTCGCGTCGCCGCTGGACCTCGCGGCGATCGTGGCGCTCGCTCGGGCAGCCGGATCGCGGGGGGACAAGGTTCGGCTGATTACGCCGCGTGATCACAACGTCGCGTCATACCTCGAGCGCCTAGACGTCATCAGTAGCCTGCCCCCGGATACGGACGTCGTCGGTGATCTCCAGGGCGGGTCGCGGATGGACCTGTCGGATCGCCTGCTCGAAGTCACACATTTGACCCCTGATGGAGCCGATCGGCTGGGTGAGCGAATGGGGCGGATGCTTACTCGGCACTACGGCGATCTTGGCCGGAGATACTTCGCGGGGGTTGGTGAGCTGATCGACAACGCGATCAGTCACGGGTGGAGCGGTGTCGGCGCCTTCGTTGCAGCGCAGGTCTATACCGGAGCAACGAGTGGTCTGCCTGGTATCGAGTTCGCGGTCTGCGATACCGGAATCGGTGTGCGTGCGCACCTCGGCCACAACTTGGCCGACGACGTCCTGGTCGACGACGTAGCTGCTCTCGAGACGGCGCTCGAGCCGGGGGTGACCGGCACTCAGGAGGTGCGAGGTCATGGTCTGAACGACCTGTGGCGGGTGGTGCCGAAGGGCGGTCTTGCCCGCCTTCAGCTCCGCAGTGGCAAAGGTCTCGCCAGTGTCGTCGGCCGTGGCGATTCGAGGCGTCCGACGTGCGTGTCCGCCGACGTCGACGTGGCGGGCACCTGGGCGTCATTACGGATACATCCTTACTAGTTCCTGCGGCCTGTGTTTCAATGGTTTCATTGAAACCGGGAGGCTTTGTGATGGGTTCGCAACATCTTTACCGGGTGGGCAAGCATGGTTCCTTCCTTGCCACCCGGAGTACCGCCAAGGCTGCGCGGGAGTCATTGGAGCACGAGTCGTCCGCTGGATCGGAAGCCAATGAGGTCGTGATTGACTTTGCGGGCGTCGACGCCATGACCATCAGTTTCGCCGACGAGTTCCTCGGCAAGTTTTACGCTGCGGTCGCGTCCGGAGATGTCGCGGTGTCGGTCGTGCTGCTACAGGGGCTCAACGAGGAGACTCTCGAGACGATGCAGGTCTGTCTTGATCGGCGCGAGTTGATGGCGGCCGCTGTAGATGGTGGTGAAATTCGCTTGATAGCTGCGCCAGCGCATCTTAATGAGACGTATCGCCAAGCTTTCGCCCTTCGAAGATTTCGCGCAGGGGAGCTGTCCGAACGTCTTGGGGTCACCTTGCAGAACGTCAACAATCGATTGAAACGCCTGGTTTCGAGCGGTACACTCAAACGTGAAAGAAGCATTCCGGCCAACAGGGGTGGAAAAGAATTTGTTTACACGGTCCCGGGTTCGTGGTCAGAGAAGCCTGCATAAGTGCCGATGAAATTTTCTGCCTAGCCCGAATTTCGCAAGCAGCTGCCGTCTGCAGATTATCAGTGCCGCTACAGTCCAGCGCGCAGCGCTTGACGATTCCATCCGGACCCCAAGTCCTCTGCTGTTGAATCCGCCTTCCGGTCGAAAAATTTGCAGGGTGGCGGCGTAAAGCGCAGCTCTGGATTTCAGGTCGGGCCGAGCGATGTCAGCTCTTGAGAAGCTCTTAACTGGCAATCTGTTGCCACAACTTCGAGTCCTGTCTGAATGTGTGAGGATGGTCTCGGAGTTGCGTTCCGGTCGGGTGGATGAGGTGGGCGGGTGGCTTAGCTTGCCTTCCTGAGGGCCTGGCTGTCTGCGCCTGGTCCCGGTGAAACGCGCGAAAGGTGCTCGGCTGCTTGATTCGTAGCGTGATCACGCGGCGCGTTCGGTGGAGGGCCGGCTTCGCTCGGGTGCCACTGTGCGGCGTTGGATTTCCGGATTGCGTGCTCGCCCGGATGGCGCCGCGCAACGGAGATCTTCACATAGCCTTGCCTGCGGATTCTTTAAGGTAACTAAGGTCGCCCTCCACCTGCTATTCGGAGCCTCTCCAGGCGCTTTGAGTTGCCCCATGAAGGTCATGGATCCGGAACCACACGAATCACGTGCAGGGGTAGAGGGGTTTCCGTGGGTTGTCCGGACGTGCCTGTGGTGGCTTGCGCAGTAACGACTTTGCTGTTGCGCCGATGGCGGCCGCGTTGCTGTCCGTGCCAGCTGTGCGTCCACATGGGATAGTGTGATGCTGGCGGCCGTGGAATCATGGAGGCGGAGCCCGCCATCAGTCGCCGACCGTAGCCGGTCCAATGACGTCGGCGGTCTGCCCAGTCACTCGAACGGCCCAGCGTCGAAGCGATGACGCACTTCCGCTCCGCAGGTCGCTGCGACGTCTTCGCCGGTTTCATGGACGATGGTGGCCACGGCCGATGATGTGCCTCCTGCGGCCGCGAATGCTTCTTCGTCGCCAAGCCTGATGTCTTCTTCGGTGAAGCGGTTGCCTGCGTTGACCCAAGCCGCGATGTGGTGGACGGCGATCCTGATCGCGGTGCTGACCGCGGCCGTGGTGACCGTATTGTGGTGGCTGGCCACCGCGGGGCTCACGGGAGCGGATCTGGTGAAGGTGCGGCTGGACGCGCTGAAGGTCGGGCTGAGTATCGGTGTCGGTGGTGTGGTCGCGCTCTATCTGGCTTGGCGCCGCCAACACTCCACTGAGGCCGACCTCGACAATCGCGAACGCGCCCTCGCTCACCAGCAAGACATCGCTGCCGCTACCCAGGCACACCAGGAACGAGTCGCCGAGGACGCCCGCGCCGACGCCGTCGAACGCCGGATCACCGAGCTCTATCTCAAAGCCGTTGAACAACTCGGCTCCGCCAAGGCCCCGGTCCGCCTTGGCGGCCTTTATGTCCTCGAACGCCTTGCCCAGGACAACGAAACCCAATGCCAGACGATCGCCAACGATCTTCGACGGTCACGCGGCGTTCAACGGGGCAACTTTCACCAGCGACGCCATATTCGCCAAGACGACCTTCGCCGGCGACGCAGGTTTCCGCAAGGCGACCTTCGCCGGCGACGCCTGGTTCGGCGGAGCGACGGTGAAAGGAAAGCCTGTCGCCCCCTCAGATTTCGTCTTCGGAACCAGAGAGGACTCTGGCTAAGCGAACTTGCAATCCGACGGAATCTGGAGCCCATCGACTTTAGCGGGTTCCCTCGGTTACCGGAGTCCTCGTAGACAACCCGGTCGGGTTACATAGCTGGAGCAGGCGATGTGACCCCATTCGGCATGGCCGGGACGGTGTGCTCCAGATTTGCTCCAGCTACTGAACAGTAACTGAAGTTGGTCGCGTCAATTCTCAAAGTGAGGAAGACCGAAAAAACCGCCCTACCTCGGCAAACGTGCCAGATGGGGCGGTGTTTCGTCACTGTGGAGCTAAGGGGACTCGAACCCCTGACCCCCTCACTGCCAGTGAGGTGCGCTACCAGCTGCGCCATAGCCCCGGAGCGAAGTTGTACTCCGCATCTCGTGTGTCCATACATTACACCGCCCGCGCGGGCCGTTCGCGAGGGGGTCGCTCTCAGTGGTCTCGATCGCCGCAAGCGGCACTGACCTGCATCTTTGAGACTTATTTTTAGACGTGTATTGACTCCGCGTGTGACCGCCGTTACGTTTTCGACCATCGTGACGCCGAGGTCCCCGCCCGCTACGCCGCGTCTCCACTGGGCTCCGCCTCAGCTCGCCCTGCCCCATGACGCGGAGGAGGTCCTGATGAGGGCCAGAGCAGCCTTGATAGCCCTGTTTTCGCTGGTCGGAGCGCTGATAGTGGTGGCTCCGGCGGCGCAGGCGGCCATCGTTCCCGATACCTGGTACACGGTGACGGCCACCAGCGGGAAATGCGTGGACGCGCGGGCCGCCGGGTCG
Proteins encoded in this region:
- a CDS encoding AAA family ATPase, which encodes MIELPDPQQLARYERLVGLDETKIRLRKEATLLAQPDQLRKWADEHHAGAAAAALRLLADRAPLFVFAGDVGSGKSALAESFGCDLAEHLDLPVFLYRLKLTARGRGLVGEMTTLIGEAFTHVRRQAEASISSAGVTAVSVFIVDEADALVQSREAQQMHHEDRAGVDAFLAGVDGIAGIGLPIIVVLCTNRPGAIDPAVLRRAAATFRFGRPDDQQRHAILTAALNGLSIRSETISKLVELTGPSGGRHGFTGSDLTQRLVPAAVLDAFPDRPVTDEDLLTLAADLAPSPVFTEET
- a CDS encoding HORMA-1 domain-containing protein, with the translated sequence MSASLTFTSSFTITNARYVGAKIGADLRQLRSMYGRPADVDEIDKFAEEAALLLKADYLGTADYGFRDHASNSWKLRLRYRATAGRQRLDDPPGRLPRSADVAKLPFHSYMSYSDTFNALSVADQTAFKAGLPVRRTAGTEPSVGLGNSTPGHGYSSNGIGVTRGIFVALAT
- a CDS encoding CBASS oligonucleotide cyclase; protein product: MAGERNVNHQILATFAVTRVNISSADAAQRRAQVNHLRSRLETHIAAAPDYDLVKLRASGSTAKGTAIRRRRGEGSDADVAAYLRTTDPDIDESKVLDWLLARCIEVYGKTKVADDFVISQHAVGITLHGSKLKIDVAPVLFQGDEQDRGHLITRQGERVLTSVTQHLEFIRSRKQEAGRGYAELIRLLKAWIQEAKRLDPNLRCKSFLLELIVAHLWDNGWHGAPLQVDDYPAAFEQVLAYIVTTGLQAPVVFTDHYAANAVSSSSEPIQVWDPVNPGNNVASSYTDTNRRHLVDLAAEALDAVSWAATSPTCGAANDAWRTLFGPSFLGA
- a CDS encoding STAS-like domain-containing protein yields the protein MGKHGSFLATRSTAKAARESLEHESSAGSEANEVVIDFAGVDAMTISFADEFLGKFYAAVASGDVAVSVVLLQGLNEETLETMQVCLDRRELMAAAVDGGEIRLIAAPAHLNETYRQAFALRRFRAGELSERLGVTLQNVNNRLKRLVSSGTLKRERSIPANRGGKEFVYTVPGSWSEKPA
- a CDS encoding pentapeptide repeat-containing protein; this encodes MSSNALPRTTKPNARRSPTIFDGHAAFNGATFTSDAIFAKTTFAGDAGFRKATFAGDAWFGGATVKGKPVAPSDFVFGTREDSG